Within the Streptomyces sp. NBC_00353 genome, the region CAGGGACTCCCATCGGTCGCGCACCGCCCCGGAGCCGGCGGGCGGCTCCGTGGTCCATCCCTTGGTGGAGAGCACCGCCCGCACCTGCGAGGGCAGCCCCTCCGCGTCGTCGAGCAACGAGTCGTTGCCCCCGGCACGGGCGGCGCCGCGCAGGGCGACGCCCGCCTCCCGTACCTCCGCGCGCTCGAAGAAGCGCTCCGCTCCCCTCAGCTGGTACGGCACGCCCGCGTCGGACAGGGCCTGCTCATACACCTCGGACTGGGAGTTGACCCGGTAGAGCACGGCGATCTCGCCGGCCGGGACGCCCGCAGCGATCAGATCGCGGATCCGGCGGGCGGTGCCCTCGGCCTCGGCGGGCTCGTCCGCGTACTCCGTATAGGCCGGCTCCGGCCCCCGCTCCCGCTGCGAGACCAGTTCGAGCCGGTGCTCGGCGGCGCGGCCGCGGGCCTGGCCGAGCACGCCGTTGGCGAGATGGACGACCTGGGGCGTGGAGCGGTAGTCCCGAACCAGCTTGACCACGGTCGCGTTCGGGTGGCGGGTGCGGAAATTCAGCAGGTGGTCGGGGGTAGCCCCGGTGAACGAGTAGATCGTCTGACCGGCGTCCCCGACGACGCACAGGTTGTCCCGGTCGCCGAGCCAGAGGTCGAGGAGTCGCTGCTGGAGCGGGCTGACGTCCTGGTACTCGTCGACCACGAAGTGCTGGTACTGGCGGCGGACATGGTCGGCGATGTCATGGCGGTCCTGGAGGATCGCGACGGTGAGCAGCAGCACATCCTCGAAGTCGATCACCGAGCGGTCGCGCTTCAGCTGCTCGTACATCGCGTAGATCTGGGAGATCTCGGCCGGATCGCGCGGGGCGTCCCGCTGGGTCTTGGCGACCACGGCCGGGTAGTCGGCGGGCACGGTCTGGGTGACCTTCGCCCACTCGATCTCGCTGGTGACGTCCCGCAGCTCGTTGCGGTCGAGCCGGATGCGGCAACGGGCGGCTGCTTCGGCGACCAGCTGGACCTTGCGCTCCACCAGCCGCGGCAGATCACCACCGACTGCTTTCGGCCAGAAGTACTGGAGCTGTCGCAGGGCGGCGGAGTGGAACGTCCGCGCCTGCACCCCTGCCGCGCCGAGCTGGCGCAGCCTGCCCCGCATCTCGCCCGCGGCCCGGTTGGTGAACGTGACAGCCAGCACACTCGTCGGCTGAAGTATCCCGGCACGCACCCCGTACGCGATGCGGTGCGTGATCGCTCGCGTCTTGCCCGTACCGGCTCCGGCCAGCACACACACCGGACCGTGCAGGGCCAGGGCGACCTCGCGCTGCTCGGGGTCCAGCCCGTCGAGCACGGCGTCCGCCGACTCGGGGACCCGGGGGAAGAGAGAGGAATGCGTTGCTGATGTCACCCCGCCATGCTGCCAGGTCGGGAGAGGCGGACGCGGAAGTTGTCCACAGGGGAGCGGTATCCGTCGTATTAATGCAGGGGCGGCTGCGGGAATGGCGGCCAGGTCACGTACGTTCCACTCCCTGCGGGGGGCACCTTTCCAGCTTTTCCGCCGGACGCGGCAACGCAACGTGACGAGACGAACGAGACAGAGGAGCGGGAAAACATGCCGGGCACTGTGACGATGTACAGCACCACGTGGTGCGGTTACTGCCGTCGGCTCAAGGGCCAGATGGACCGCGAGGGCATCACGTACAACGAGATCAACATCGAGCAGGACCCGGAGTCCGCGGCCTTCGTCGAGAAGGCCAACGGGGGCAACCAGACCGTTCCGACCGTGCTCTTCTCGGACGGTTCGACGCTGACGAACCCCTCGCTGGCCCAGGTGAAGCAGAAGATCGGCGTCTGATCGCGCGCGCTTGCGCTCTTCGCGCCGGCGCGAAGTGCCAGGGCTAAGAGCCCGCACGAAGGGCCGGCACCAAGAGCCCACGTGAACGCCCGCTGCCTTCCGGTCGCCCCGGAGGACGGCGGGTGTTCGCGTACCCGGAAGCCGGGCTTCGGGTCACGCCACCGCGACGCCGAGCTGCCGGACCGCCGCCGCGACCGTCTGCTCGAGGAGCACCGCGATGGTCATCGGTCCGACACCGCCCGGGACCGGGGTGATCAGCCGCGCCCGCTCGACGGCTGTCTCGAAGTCGACGTCGCCGACGTTGCCCTCGTTGTAGCCGGCGTCGATCACCACGGCGCCCGGCTTGATGTCCGCACCGGCGATGAAGCGTGGCTTGCCGACCGCGGCGAGGAGGACGTCCGCCTCCCGCACGATCGACGAGAGGTCGGCCGTCCGTGAGTGGCAGTACGTCACGGTGGCGTCCCGGCCGAGCAGAAGCATCCCGGCGGGCTTGCCGAGGATGGCGCTGCGCCCCACGACGACCGCCTGCTTTCCGGCGAGGTCGACGTCGTACTCGTCCAGCAGGCGGATGATTCCGCCGGGCGTGCAGGAGACGAAGCCGGGCAGGCCGAAACTCATCGTCGCGAACGAGTGCATGGTGACCCCGTCGACGTCCTTGGCCGGATCGATCGCTTCGAAGGCGGCGCGTTCGTCGATGTGCGGTCCCACAGGGTGCTGGAGCAGGATGCCGTGGACACCGGGGTCGGCCGACAGTGCGGTGACCGCGTCGACCACATCCTGTGTGGTGGAGGTGGCAGGAAGGGCCACGTGCCGCGACTCGATGCCTGCGCTCTCGCACCGGCGACGCTTCATCCGGACGTAGGTCACCGAGGCCGGGTCTTCCCCGACCAGCACCGTCGCCAGGCAGGGTGCCTTCCCGGTGCGCAGCCGGAGTTCGGCTGCCGTCGCCGCGCTGGTTTCGATGATCCTGCGGGCGAGGGCGGTGC harbors:
- a CDS encoding bifunctional 5,10-methylenetetrahydrofolate dehydrogenase/5,10-methenyltetrahydrofolate cyclohydrolase — encoded protein: MAQIQTARPMDGTALARRIIETSAATAAELRLRTGKAPCLATVLVGEDPASVTYVRMKRRRCESAGIESRHVALPATSTTQDVVDAVTALSADPGVHGILLQHPVGPHIDERAAFEAIDPAKDVDGVTMHSFATMSFGLPGFVSCTPGGIIRLLDEYDVDLAGKQAVVVGRSAILGKPAGMLLLGRDATVTYCHSRTADLSSIVREADVLLAAVGKPRFIAGADIKPGAVVIDAGYNEGNVGDVDFETAVERARLITPVPGGVGPMTIAVLLEQTVAAAVRQLGVAVA
- a CDS encoding ATP-dependent DNA helicase UvrD2, whose amino-acid sequence is MTSATHSSLFPRVPESADAVLDGLDPEQREVALALHGPVCVLAGAGTGKTRAITHRIAYGVRAGILQPTSVLAVTFTNRAAGEMRGRLRQLGAAGVQARTFHSAALRQLQYFWPKAVGGDLPRLVERKVQLVAEAAARCRIRLDRNELRDVTSEIEWAKVTQTVPADYPAVVAKTQRDAPRDPAEISQIYAMYEQLKRDRSVIDFEDVLLLTVAILQDRHDIADHVRRQYQHFVVDEYQDVSPLQQRLLDLWLGDRDNLCVVGDAGQTIYSFTGATPDHLLNFRTRHPNATVVKLVRDYRSTPQVVHLANGVLGQARGRAAEHRLELVSQRERGPEPAYTEYADEPAEAEGTARRIRDLIAAGVPAGEIAVLYRVNSQSEVYEQALSDAGVPYQLRGAERFFERAEVREAGVALRGAARAGGNDSLLDDAEGLPSQVRAVLSTKGWTTEPPAGSGAVRDRWESLAALVRLAEDFEQAKPGATLSDLVAELDERAAAQHAPTVQGITLASLHSAKGLEWDAVFLVGLTEGMMPITYAKTDEQIEEERRLLYVGVTRARFHLSLSWSLSRSPGSRGGRRPSRFLNGLRPGSAALGGGRGAAGTGGSAGGGIERPAVAKRRRRGPALCRVCGRTLTDAGEMKLMRCEDCPSDMDEALYERLRDWRAEQAKEIGQPAYCVFTDKTLIAIAEAVPGSDGELAGISGVGVRKLDRFGAAVLAICAGQDPDEGLGGDDDEV
- a CDS encoding mycoredoxin, encoding MPGTVTMYSTTWCGYCRRLKGQMDREGITYNEINIEQDPESAAFVEKANGGNQTVPTVLFSDGSTLTNPSLAQVKQKIGV